From Rhododendron vialii isolate Sample 1 chromosome 10a, ASM3025357v1, the proteins below share one genomic window:
- the LOC131304056 gene encoding THO complex subunit 4D-like: MASLDMSLDDMIKSRRGSERGRGQGRAWRGRGRGPVGPFRGGRMTAAPRRGPLSVNSRPSSYAIAKSFRRRKSFPWQRDLFEDSLRAAGLTGAENGTKLYVSNLDVGVTNEDIRELFSEIGELKRYAVHYDRNGRSSGSAEVVFSRRTDAFQALKRYNNVQLDGRPMKIEIIGTNSEIPSSARVNVVGGANGRRTVVMAPRGRGRGTAAISRGSGQRGRGGPRNFGARGRGGRGGRGRGREKAVEKSADELDKELDNYHAMQT; the protein is encoded by the exons ATGGCTTCTTTGGATATGTCACTTGATGACATGATAAAGAGTAGGCGCGGTAGCGAGAGAGGTAGAGGACAAGGTAGGGCATGGCGTGGCCGGGGCCGGGGCCCAGTGGGACCATTCCGTGGTGGAAGAATGACAGCGGCACCTCGCAGAGGTCCACTAAGTGTGAATTCTCGGCCATCATCGTATGCCATTGCCAAG TCATTCCGTAGAAGAAAGAGTTTTCCATGGCAGCGTGATTTGTTTGAAGACAGCCTTAGAGCTGCAGGGTTAACTGGAGCAGAAAATGGCACAAAGTTATACGTTTCCAATTTGGATGTAGGAGTCACCAATGAAGATATAAGG GAACTTTTCTCTGAGATTGGAGAGCTGAAACGATATGCAGTTCATTACGACAGGAATGGTCGCTCAAGT GGTTCAGCAGAAGTAGTATTTTCCCGAAGAACTGATGCATTTCAAGCTCTTAAGCGATACAACAATGTACAATTGGATGGAAGACCTATGAAGATTGAAATAATAGGCACCAACTCGGAAATTCCTTCTTCAGCCCGTGTAAATGTTGTTGGAGGTGCTAACGGGAGGAGGACAGTTGTTATGGC GCCAAGAGGTCGTGGTAGAGGCACTGCTGCAATTAGCCGTGGTTCGGG TCAGAGGGGCCGTGGGGGTCCGAGGAATTTTGGTGCCCGTGGTCGTGGTGGGCGAGGAGGCCGTGGTCGCGGGAGGGAGAAAGCTGTCGAGAAGTCAGC